A section of the Humulus lupulus chromosome 2, drHumLupu1.1, whole genome shotgun sequence genome encodes:
- the LOC133819204 gene encoding vacuole membrane protein KMS1 has product MGSRKRTPSASSSPGTDMSTSGLAEKHQQDLENLGLATQPLKTMKLFVLALLQYIKRSISYLLAKGGWLMLLSTVALAIGILLMTIDGPHEKHVEELVKYFQFGLWWIALGVASSIGLGSGLHTFVLYLGPHIAFFTIKAMQCGRVDLKSAPYDTIQLKQGPSWLDKDCSEFGPPLFPVVDGLRVPLSNILAQVQLEAVLWGVGTAIGELPPYFISRAASISGNKLDAMEELDGSSNEDSGFIATHLNKIKRWLLSHAQHLNFITILVLASVPNPLFDLAGIMCGQFGIPFWNFFLATLLGKAIIKTHIQTVFIIGVCNNQLLNWIENELIWLLSFIPGLASVLPNVISKLNAVKEKYITAVPVSSNIKVKKWDFSFTSVWNTVVWLMLMNFFVKIVNATAQRYLKKQQEKEILALNNKS; this is encoded by the exons ATGGGTTCCCGGAAACGAACCCCATCAGCGTCTTCTTCCCCCGGAACTGACATGTCTACATCAG GCCTTGCTGAAAAGCATCAGCAGGATCTAGAAAACTTGGGACTGGCAACACAACCCTTAAAAACTATGAAGCTTTTTGTTTTGGCCTTATTGCAATATATTAAGCGATCGATATCATATTTGTTAGCAAAAGGTGGTTGGCTTATGCTTTTGAGTACAGTTGCATTGGCTATTGGGATTCTTCTAATGACCATCGATGGGCCTCATGAGAAG CATGTGGAAGAACTTGTGAAATATTTTCAGTTTGGATTATGGTGGATTGCTCTCGGAGTTGCATCGTCAATTGGTCTTG GATCTGGGTTGCACACTTTTGTCCTCTACCTCGGTCCTCACATTGCTTTCTTCACCATTAAAGCAATGCAGTGTGGACGTGTTGATTTAAAAAGCGCTCCATATGACACAATACAACTGAAACAAGGTCCTTCGTGGCTTGATAAGGACTGTTCTGAATTTGGACCCCCACTGTTTCCAGTAGTAGATGGATTGCGGGTTCCACTTAGCAACATATTGGCACAGGTACAGTTAGAGGCTGTTCTATGGGGCGTTGGGACTGCAATAGGGGAGCTTCCTCCATATTTTATTTCACGGGCAG CTAGCATATCGGGTAATAAGTTGGATGCCATGGAAGAATTGGATGGCTCTTCAAATGAGGATAGTGGATTTATAGCTACACATTTGAATAAAATCAAGCGCTGGCTTCTATCTCATGCTCAACATTTGAACTTCATCACCATCTTAGTGCTTGCTTCG GTGCCAAATCCTCTATTTGACCTTGCTGGCATCATGTGTGGACAATTTGGAATTCCATTTTGGAATTTTTTTCTTGCAACATTGTTGGGGAAGGCAATTATCAAGACTCACATACAG ACGGTTTTCATCATCGGAGTTTGCAATAATCAACTTCTCAATTGGATAGAGAATGAATTGATTTGGCTTCTCAGTTTCATCCCTGGTTTAGCATCTGTGCTCCCCAATGTGATATCCAAACTCAACGCGGTGAAAGAGAAGTATATTACAGCTGTACCCGTGTCCTCAAATATCAAG GTAAAAAAGTGGGATTTCTCATTCACTTCGGTCTGGAACACGGTGGTGTGGCTCATGCTCATGAACTTCTTTGTGAAGATTGTGAACGCAACCGCACAGAGGTACCTGAAGAAACAACAGGAGAAGGAGATATTGGCGCTAAACAATAAGTCATAG